tcctggtttcaacaataacaacaatcaGTCTACTCAAGCTCAAGGAAGTTCTTCACAGGCTCCAGCTTCAGATACAAGTGTGGAtgcaatgttcaagaaacttTTGGATTTTCAGGCCAAGAATGAGAAGACAATGGGTTATGAGTTCACGAAAAttcactccaagattgatggaagttacaatgagctcaacaacaagatcCGCCATttggagaatcagtttgcttcaaTGAACTCTCAGCCAAGTCGCCAACAAGGGGCATTACCTGGAAAGCCAGAGCAAAATCCCAAGGAGACAATGAAAGccatcacccttaggagtggaaaACAGCTACCACCAAGAACTCTCATTAGGGATAATGAGAAGCAAGATGGGGAGGTGGTCATCAATGTGGATGATGATGTAGTTATTATGGATGAGAAGACCAATGaagagatcttggagaaaatAGTTGAAGCAAAAGGAAAGGGTAAAATTGGAGAAGAAAAGAAGGGGGAGAACAAGAATGAAGTTGCTACTTCATCAAAAGAAGCTCTATTCaatcctcctccctatgaaccaaAACTTCCTTTTCCCGGTAGATTCAAGAGACAGCTTTTGGAGCAATACAAGGCTTTATTTGAGaaacaaatgagtgaagttcagatTACTATGCCCATAATTGATGCCTTCATGCTAGTgcctcaatacagcaagttcctcAAGGATGCTgtaactaagaagaagaaggagatggaaggcatggTGGTTCTTACTCATGAGTGTAGTGCTATTATCCAAAGGCTAACCATCCCTAAGAAGCTTGAAGATCCAGGAAGCTTTACTTTACCTTGTGCCATTGGGCAATTTACTTTTGAGAGGTGTCTATGCGATTTGGGAGCAAGTGTGAGCCTTATGCCTCTCTCCATTGCTAAAAGGCTTGGCTTTACAcaatacaagaagtgtagactctctcttgTGCTAGCTGATCGCTCAGTGAAGATTCCCATTGGTATCCTAGAAGATCTCCCTGTCATGGTTGGAAATTGTGAGAtccctacagattttgtggtgttaGAGATGGATGAAGAACCAACAGATCCTTTAATATTGGGGAGACCTTTCTTGGCTACAGCAGGAGCAGTTGTGAATGTTAAGGAAGGGAAGATTGATCTTCACCTTGGAAAGGGAAAcattcttcactttgacatcaaggaggtaatgaagaAGCCTATTACTCAAAGCCAAGCATTCTACATTGAGGAGATGGAGGTGTTAGCTGATGAACTTCTAGAGGAGTTGGCACTTGAAGACTCTCTACAACATGCCTTAACAATTGAGAGAGAGGTCCAAATGGTTGAGAACAAGGAAAGTGATGCTTATGTGAAGATGCTGGACTCTCACAGAGAGATTAGTGATGAAGAACAGAATGAGGAGATTTCATATGAGGATCACCATGCTTCCCCAACTTCTCAACAAGAGAATCTCCAAGAGGATGATTGGAGTGAACTCAAAgcaccaaaagtggagcttaaacctcttccccatggtgtaaggtatgctttCCTTGGCCCTAATGAGACTTACCCTGTCATAGTGAGTAGTGAGCTTAGTGAAGATGAATTGTCTAAACTtttgaatgaacttaaaaagtatagaaaggcaataggctactcactagatgatattaaagggctatcaccttctttatgcatgcataggatacatctagaggatgaatctatgacttctatagaacatcaaagaaggttgAACCCCAACTTGAAggatgttgttaagaaagagattctaaaACTCTTAGATGCAGGAGTCATCTATCCTATTTCGGATAGCAAATGGGTgtctcctgtgcatgttgttCCAAAGAAAGGAGGAATGACTGTGGTTAAAAATGATAAGGATGAactaataccaacaagaacaataacaggacataggatgtgcatagATTATCGAAAACTTAACAAagcatctagaaaggatcattttccattgccattcattgatcaaatgcttgagagacttgcaaatcatccatattattgttttcttgatgggtattcagggttcttccaaatccccatacatccaaatgatcaagagaaaacgacttTCACATGCCCCTATGGTACCTTTgcttatcgaaggatgccatttgggctatgtaatgctccagccactttccaaagatgcatgatgtctattttctctgatcttatagaggatgttgtggaggtgtttatggatgatttctctgtctacggatcttcgttttctgcttgtttgtcaaatcttAGCAGGGTCCTCAAGAGATGTGAAGagaccaaccttgtgctgaactgggagaagtgtcacttcatggttaaggaagggattgtgcttggacacaagatttcagagaggGGGATTGAGGTAGACAAGGCCAAGATTGAAGTGATGGTTGGGTTAGCTGCACCAAAGACGGTTAAAGACATTAGAAGCTTCCTCGGTCATGCTGGAttctatagaagattcatcCAAGACTTCTCGATGATAGCAAGGCCAATGACTAAGCTTCTATGCAAGGAGGCTGCATTCGTCTTTGATTGGGAATGTCTACAAGCcttcaagaagttgaaggagaaGCTGGTTAGCGCCCCaattgtgcagccaccagattgggatctcccctttgagatcatgtgtgatgctagtgactatgctgtgggagctgttcttggtcaaaagaaagacaagaagactcatgtgatctactatgcgagTAAAACTCTTGATGAAGCCCAAATGAAGTATGCCACAACTGAGAAGGAGTTGCTAGCCATTGTCTACGCCTTTGaaaagttcagaagctacttagTTGGGTCGAAGGTCATAgtctacactgatcatgctgcattgagacacctcatggccaag
The window above is part of the Brassica napus cultivar Da-Ae chromosome C3, Da-Ae, whole genome shotgun sequence genome. Proteins encoded here:
- the LOC125583014 gene encoding uncharacterized protein LOC125583014, which encodes MLTFLTRSGHVKPLRLAAGTLAAAYLLRHHTAATSTNAAGNEVFSQRSRNTAALGRSRTWSPFLESSSLERLQRLRTAKIRNEISGFQQKGLESFSEAWERFKGYWSQCPHHGFSKESLLSTFYRGALPQCRNRLDTASNGFFLGRTEEEAEELVENMAKSDSVYSEEHDRVNRNDDQQTKREIKSLQEKMDLLLSNQAKQEQVNFVGGPIQEIPPKINEYNNYQQKSYSNNQQGGYQQRQNTQQGSYQPRQNTPPGFNNNNNQSTQAQGSSSQAPASDTSVDAMFKKLLDFQAKNEKTMGYEFTKIHSKIDGSYNELNNKIRHLENQFASMNSQPSRQQGALPGKPEQNPKETMKAITLRSGKQLPPRTLIRDNEKQDGEVVINVDDDVVIMDEKTNEEILEKIVEAKGKGKIGEEKKGENKNEVATSSKEALFNPPPYEPKLPFPGRFKRQLLEQYKALFEKQMSEVQITMPIIDAFMLVPQYSKFLKDAVTKKKKEMEGMVVLTHECSAIIQRLTIPKKLEDPGSFTLPCAIGQFTFERCLCDLGASVSLMPLSIAKRLGFTQYKKCRLSLVLADRSVKIPIGILEDLPVMEQL